A stretch of DNA from Microthrixaceae bacterium:
GCCTACCTCACCTGGCATCACGAGAACATCTACCAAGGCGATCTCGCTGCGAGCTGAGCGCCCCACCGCCCACCAGTGCATCCGCATGGCTTGGCCGCTTGCGTCGCGAACCTTGGGAGGCGGATCGGCGGGACTTTACCTCGGGGAACAGACCAGTGGGGCATCGGGGCCGCGCGAACCCTGGAGAGGTTGCTCACGGCGCACAGCAGGCGGACGTTCTCAACTGGGGCTGCCCGCCCGCGAGTAGGGACGATGTGGTCGAAGTGCAGACCGGTCGTGGCACCTCAACCCCCCACGCATGTGCCGCGGTCGCGTTCGGTGACCGCCTGGCGGACGTGCAGCGGGATGTAACGCGACACCGCGCTGTGGGGACGGACACGCCAGTTCTGTGGGTCGTAGGTGTCGGGTGGTTCGGCGAGCGGCGATCCGGTCGCTAGAGGCGGGAGAGCGATGGCATCGAGGTCTTCGTCAGTCAGGCTCCTGTAGCCGTTCCGCCCGAAGTTCTGGCCGCTGGGGAGGCTGATGTCCAACCGCTGCATCACGATCGGCGCCCACGCCAACACAAAGCCTTCAGGCGGGCGGCTGAGGTGGTAGTCGTTGAGATCGTCTCCGGCGAGGCCATACGACCTCAAAGCGCATCGAGGCATCAGCGGTGGACGTATCCATCGTGGAGCAGAGCTGCGACCCGGACTTCCCAGTAGATCCTGCGAGTCTCGGTATCCCTGGGTAGACCACATCGCCCTCTTCGATCTGGCTGTACGGGGCCTGCTTGTTCTGCCACATCTGGAAGAACACTTGGTAGGCGAGCTCTGAAGGCGAAAGGTTCGGAGTTCTGGGAAGTCGCGGCGGCTGAACAAGTACCGGCTGGGCAGGTCCTTGCGCACATTCCCGGCGGGAGGCTTCATGTGACGCGGCTCGTCCGAGGCTGAGGGCGGCAGTCCAGGGAAGACGGCGGCTCCGCTCCGAGCAGCCGATTCAAGGGTGGCTCGAAGATCTATCTCACCAAGGTTCTCGACCATCTCATAGCCGCCGATCAGCTCCAGATGACGTCCAGAGCGTCGTGCCTGAGAGCAGCCTGATCCTCCTCGGCAACATCGCTGAGAGTCAGATAGACGCTCCCTCGTCGATCCGGATGTTCGTCGCTCGCGCTAGTGCGAGCCGGAGGAACATCCACGAGCCGCTGGACCGCTAAGCCGAGTGGGCGTGTCGTCCGCGTCCTCGTCGTCCCGTTGCCCAGCAAAGAACGCGACGATGCACGGACGGAATCGGGCGGTGAACCGCCGCTGTGTGCAGCAGTTTGTGCAGTGGAGTGCAGTAGATCGGCCGATCCCGGCCCGACCTGGCTGGCGCCGTCAGGCACATATCCACAGGTCAGAGGTGGTGCCCGGGGCGGGGATCGAACCCGCACGGAGGTTGCCCTCCGGAGGGGTTTAAGCCCTCCGCGTCTGCCAATTCCGCCACCCGGGCGATTGGAGCGAACCTCTGGAGAACTCCGACAGACGGGGACGGAGCGAGCCGTTTCGGGGTGAACCGGACCGGGCCGGTAGCCGGGCATCACCCAGGGGCAAGCGAAGCGAAGGGGACAGGCATCGTGTTCGATCTGGTCATCAAGGGTGGAACGGTCGTGGACGGCTCCGGGGCGGCACCGATCGGGGCTGACGTGGCGGTCAGCGACGGGAAGATCGTCGAGGTCGGCAAGGTCACCGGCGGGGCCCGCCGGGAGATCGACGCCGACGGGGCGCTGGTCACCCCCGGTTGGGTCGACGTCCACACCCACTACGACGGGCAGGTCACCTGGGACGAGGTGATGGAACCGTCGGCCAGCAACGGGGTCACCACGCTGGTCATGGGCAACTGCGGGGTCGGGTTCGCGCCTGTACGCCCCGACCACACCGCCGATCTGATCGACCTGATGGAAGGGGTCGAGGACATCCCCGGCACCGCCCTCAGCACCGGCATGCCGTGGGGTGAGTGGGAGACCTTCCCCCAGTACCTCGACGTGCTGGCCGGGCGCCGCTACGGGGTCGACGTCGCAGCCCAGATCCCCCACGGGGCGGTGCGCTTCTACGTGATGGGCGAACGGGGCGCCGCCAACGAGGACGCCACCGCCGAGGACGTGGCGGCCATGGCGTCGATCGTGGCCGAGGCCATGGCGGCGGGGGCGGTCGGGTTCACCACGTCACGCATCCCCGGCCACAAGTCCCGCTCGGGTCGACCGGTGCCGGGCACCTATGCCGGAGCCGTTGAGCTGACGGCCATCGCCGCCGAGTTGCGGGCTGCGGGCCACGGGGTGCTCGAAGCGATCGCCGCCGGCACGCTGGGCAGCGTGTCGGGCGACCCGGTGCGCCAGCTAGATGAGATCCCGCTCCTCACCGACCTGGCCCGGGCCAGCGGTCGGCCGGTCACCTTCACCCTGCTCCAGATGTTCGAGGACCCCGGCCACTGGCGGCTGGTGCTCGATGCCGCCGAGGCCGCCAACACCGAGGCGGGGGTACGCCTCGCCCCTCAGGTGATCCCCCGGTCGGTCACGATCATGACCAACCTCGACGCCTACCACATGTTCCAGAACCGGCCCACCTACCGAAAGCTGGCCGGGCTGGGCCTGGCCGAACGGGTGGCCGAGATGCGCCGCCCCGAGGTACGGGCGGCGATCTTGGCCGAGGACGACATCGACGACGGTGGAACCGACGTGAACGCCACCCTGGTGAACGCCCTGGGCATGGCCCTACCGCTGGTCTTCTCGCTGGCCGCCCCGGTCAACTACGAGCCGACCATGGACCAGTCGGTCTTCGCCCGGGCCACCGCGGCCGGCCAAGACCCGGCCGAGTTCATGTACGACCGGCTGCTCGACGACGACGGGCGGGCCTTCTACGCCCTGCTCGGCTCGAACTTCGCCGGAGGCAACCTCGACGTGTGTCGGGAGATGCTGGCCTCTCCCCACACCGTGACCGGGCTGGGCGACGCCGGGGCCCACGTCAACCTGATCTCGGACTGTTCGGCCTCCACCTTCCACCTCACCCACTGGGCCCGGGATCGCACCGCCGGCGAACGGCTGCCCGTCGAACTGCTGGTCCACAAACTGAGCGGGGCCAACGCCGCTCTCTACGGCTTCGACGACCGCGGGGTGGTGGAACCGGGGCGGCGGGCCGACCTGAACGTGATCGACCTGGACCGCCTCACCATCGGTGCCCCCGAGTTGCGCCACGACCTGCCCGCCGGGGCCAGCCGCATCCTCCAGAGCGCCCACGGCTACGTCGCCACTGTGGTGGGCGGCGAGATCACACGAGCCGACGACACCGACACCGGCGCCCGGCCCGGTCGTCTCGTCCGCGGCCACGCCTGACCGCGTGGCACGCTGGTCCTGCGGCACCCAGGGGACCGGTACCGCTCGACCGTTCGAAAGGACCCGCCGCGCCCATGCTGGGAAGAAGGATCGCCGCCATGATCATCGCCGGATCGCTGCTCACCGCCACGGCGTGCTCATCGAACACATCAGAGGACGGGGCCACCGACGAACCGGCATCCACCACCGCCGATGGTGGCGGGGCCAGCACCTCCACTCCCCCAGTGACCCGACCCGACGGACCGGCCGCTGACCTCACCGAAGAACTCACCGGCGGCAAGGGGGCCATGATCGCCTCTGCCGATCAGACCACGTTCTCGGCGCCGGGCTACGTCGAGCACGAGTTCGTGGCCGCGGGCACCGCCGTTCGCTACCAGGCCGACGGCGAGCTCTCCACCGACGGCACCTGGGATCTGACCGAAGGCGACAGTGCCGACTATCGGACCCGGATCGTGGTCCGCCGACCCGAGAACGCCGACGATTTCAACGGCACCGTGGTGGTCGAGTGGTTCAACGTGTCCGGCGGTCTCGACGCCAACCCCGACTTCACCTTCATGCAAGAGGAACTCCTCCGCGGCGGTTACGCCTGGGTCGGGGTGTCGGCCCAGCACATCGGCATCGAAGGCGGCCCGGTGCTGGTCGGGGTCGAAGCCGGCAAGGGCATCGCCGGGCGGGGCCTGAAGGCCATCGACCCCGAGCGATACGCGTCGCTGAGCCACCCTGGAGACGCCTACTCCTACGACATCTACACCCAGATCGCCCGGGCCCTTCGCACCGAGGACTCCACCGCCCTGGGCGACCTGACACCCGAACGCATCCTGGCGGTAGGTGAATCCCAATCCGCCTTCGCCCTCACCACCTACGCCAACGGCGTTCAACCGTTGGTCAAGCAATACGACGGCATCTTGATCCACAGCCGTGGAGGTCCGGCCGCTCCGCTGGGCGAACCCGGCGCCGGCATCGACCTGGCCGGCAGCCTCGGCGGGGCCCCGACCCAGATCCGCACCGACCTCGACGTCCCGGTCCTGATCCTCCAGACCGAGGGCGATGTGATCGGGTTGCTCAACTACTTCCCCGCCCGCCAAGACGACACCGACCACATCCGCCTGTGGGAGGTGGCGGGCAGCGCCCACGCCGACCGCTTCCTGGTCGGTGACGTCGGGAACTCGCTGAACTGCTCGGCACCCATCAACAACGGACCGCAGCGGTTCGTGGTCCGGCCCGGTCTGCGAGCCCTCGACACCTGGGTCCGCACCGGTGAAGCGCCGCCCACCTCGGAGCGCCTGGAGACCACCACCGGGCCCGGCGGGGCCCCGGCCTACGTCCGCGACGCCGACGGGATCGCGGAAGGTGGCATCCGGACGCCGGTGGTCGACGTTCCCGTCGACGTGTTGTCCGGGGAACCCGGAGCCGACTCGTCGGTGGTGTGCATCCTCTTCGGCACCACCATCCCGATTCCCGCCGACCGGCTAGCCGAACTGCACCCGTCGGCCGCGGAGTACACGGCCGCCTTCGAGAAGGCAACCGATGCCGCCATCGAGGCCGGGTTCGTGCTGAGCGATGACCGGGCCGAACTGCTCGACATGGCCCAGCCCGACCGGCTCGGCTCCTGACCTCGACCTACCCCTGACCGACGCGTTTGCCGGGCACGGCTGGCGGTCACCGATCTAGGGTGCGCCGCCATGATCACCAGGGGACCACGTTCGATCATCGCCGCTGGCTTGGCGTGCATGGCCTTGTTGTTCGGGACCGTCGGCTGTTCGTCTGACGACGATGCCACCGACCGTTCGACCACCACCGTTGCCGGCGCCGACCAGGGCGGCACCGCCACCACCAACCCGGGCGACAAGACCGAGCGGGGCCTGCCCGCCGAGCGGGACCGCCAAGACTCCCCCGCCGCCGCCGTGGTGGGCGCACTCACCGGGGGGACCGGCACCGCCCTCACCGACATCCGTGACTTCGACCTGGAAGGCAACGGGTTCGTGCAAGAGGAGTACGCGGTGGAGGGAACGGCCACGTCCTATGTGATCGACGACGCGGCCACCGACCTTCCCGGTTCGGGCGAGTTCAACCTGAGCGAAGGCGACACCGCCGACTACCGAACCCGCGTCGTGGTCCGCCGCCCGGCCAAGGCCGAGGACTTCAACGGCACCGTGGTCCTGGAATGGCTCAACGTGTCCGGCGGAATCGACGCCAACCCCGACTGGACCTACCTGGCCGACGAGATCATCCGCGGCGGCTACGCCTGGGTCGGCGTCTCGGCCCAACACATCGGGGTGGAAGGTGGCCCGGTGGCGGTGTCGGTCGGTGCCGCCGGCGACCTGGCCGGCAAGGGGCTCAAGGCCATGGTCCCCGAACGCTACGGCGAGCTCAGCCACCCCGGAGACGCCTACTCGTTCGACATCTACACCCAGGTGTCCCGGACGCTGCGCCAATCGGGGGCCGACGGTCTGCTCGGCGGTCTCGAGCCCGAAGCGATGATCGCGGCGGGCGAATCCCAGTCGGCCTTCGCCCTCACCACCTACGCCAACGGCGTGCAGCCCCACACCCAGGAGTTCGACGCCTTCTTCATCCACAGCCGGGGCGGCGGAGCCCAAGGGCTGGGCGGTTCGGGCGGCGGTGTCGACATCGCTTCGGCCATCGGCACCCAGCCCACCCAGATCCGCGAAGACGTCGGCGTACCGGTGCTCATGCTGCAGACCGAATCCGACGTGGTCGGCCTGCTCAACTACTTCCCCGCCCGCCAGGACGACACCGACACCATCCGCCTGTGGGAGGTGGCCGGCACCGCCCACGTAGACCGCTACATGCTCGGCCCCATCGCCGACACCATGGACTGCGGCGCACCCATCAACGACGGCCCCATGCACTGGGCGGCCAAGGCCGGGCCCGCCACCTCGACACATGGGCCCGCGGCGGCGACGCCCCCCCAAGGCCCCCCGCTACGAGGTCGACGACTCGGGGGCGGAGCCCGCCTACGTGCGGGACGAGAACGGCATCGTCGAGGGTGGGATCCGCACCCCGGCGGTGGACGTGCCGGTGCAGATCCACTCCGGGGTGGCCACGCCCGGCGGGTCGGTGGCGTGCCTGCTGATGGGTTCGACCCTCGAGGTTCCCGCCGCCACGCTCACCGACTGGTATCCGACCGAGGACGCCTACCTGAAGGCCTATGAGGCCTCCGCCGACGAGGCGATCGAGGCTGGATTCGTGCTGGCCGAAGACCGCGAAGCGATGCTGGCCGACTCCAGGGTGGAGCTCCTGAAGGGCTGAGGCGCCCGCACCACTAACGTCGCCGCTCGTGGAACTGGCCGGGCCCTGGGAGGCCACGCTCGCCGATGACGAGAGCCGTCGAACCTGGCTGGACCACGACGACGCGGAGCAATGGACCAAGGTCGACGTTCCCGGGCACTGGCGGTCCAACCCGGCCTTCGCCGACACCGACGGGCCGCTGCTCTACCGCACCCGTTTCGACCACCCGGCGCCCGAGACCGGCGAACGGTGGTGGCTGCGCTTCGACGGTGCCTTCTACCAAGGCGACGTGTGGCTCGACGGCGCGTACGTGGGCGACACCGAGGGCTACTTCTTCCCCCACTGCTTCGAGGTGACCGAAGCACTCGGAGCCCGAAGCGACCACCTGCTCGGGGTCGAGCTCACCTGCCACCCCGAAACCGACCCGGCGGTGCGACGCAACATCACCGGATCCTTCGGCGGGTCGGTGGGGATCGACCGCGACTGGAACCCGGGCGGCCTGTGGCGTCCCGTCCACCTGGAACGAACCGGGCCGGTGCAGATCCGCCACCTCCGGGTGGTGTGCCGCGACGCCAACGAGAACCGAGCCACCGTCACCTTCCGGGCCGTCCTCGACTCGTCGGTGGCCGGCGAGGTGACCCTGCGGTCCTCGGTGGGCGACGTCGACCACATCGACCAACGGCGGTTGGCCGCCGGTGAGAACCAGGTCGAATGGCAGATCGGGGTGGAGGACCCCGACCTGTGGTGGCCCCACGCCCTGGGCGACCAACCCCTCCACGACGTAGTGGTGGAGGTGGCGGCCCACCCCGACCCCGACGGCGACCAGCTCCCCGAGGAAGCTCCGCTCAGCCACCGGGTCACCCGCCGGATCGGGCTCCGACAGGTGTCGATGCGGGGCTGGGTGTTGCACGTCAACGGCGAGCGGATGTTCCTCAAGGGCGCCAACCAGGGGCCGGCACCGGTGGTCGACCGACGAGGACCACACCCCCGCCCCGGCGAGGAGCCGAGCCCGGGCCCTGCTGTCCCAGGAGCTACCGAGCTGGAACAAGTCGGTCCTGGACCGCTCCGTGAAGCGCACCATCGACAAGGCCGACGGCACCAGGCCGGTCATCGCCCACTCCGGGGTCCTCCCCCACCCGCCGCTGTTCGACGGAACCGACAGCCACCTGTGGTTCGGCTGGTACCACGGGGAGGACCGTGAGCTGTCGGGTCTGGCCCGGCTCATGCCCCGGATGGTTCGGTTCGTGTCCGAGTTCGGGGCACAGTCGGTGCCCGACACCGCCCAGTTCTGCCAGCCCGAACGTTGGCCCGACCTGGACTGGGACGGCATGGCGCGCCACCACGGGTTGCAACACGATCAGCTCGATGCTCGGGTCCCCGCCGCCGACCACCCCAGCTTCGACTCGTGGCGCACCGCCACCCAGACCTACCAGGCCAACCTGGTCCGCCATCAGATCGAGACGCTCCGCCGCCTCAAGTACCGGCCGACGGGCGGGTTCGCGGTGTTCTCGCTGGCCGACGGACAACCCGCCATCGGGTTCTCGCTGGTCGACCACCGGGGACGAACCAAACCGGCCTACGACGCGCTGGTCGAAGCGTGCCAGCCGGTGATCGTCACCGCCGACCGCCTCCCGGCCGAGGTCATGGTCGGTGAAACCCTGGCCATCGACGTCCACGTGGCCAGCGATCTGCGCACCCCCATGCAAGACATCGAGGTGGACGCCCACCTGAGCTGGGAAGGCGGCGACCAATGCTGGCGATTCGGCGGTCACGTGGACGCCGACACCTGCGTGCGGGTCGGCACCTTGTCCATCGAGGTGCCCGACGCCCCCGGCCCGGTGACCCTCACCCTCGAGTTGACCGGAGCCGACCTACCCGTCGGCCCCGCCGTGCGGACCGATTCGGGCCACATCGTCCGGTCCTGAATCGAGGCTCCCGACAGGTCCAACCCTGGTAGACAGCGCTCCACCGCCCCACGAACCCGGAGTCGCAATGACCCAGAGGCCATCGGGACCAGTCCCGTCACGTCGAGAGATCCTGCGGGCACTGGGCCTGGGGGCGGGGGCCGTGACCCTGGGAGGGTCCGGGATCCTCACCGCGTGTGGCGGCGACGGATCGACGTCCTCGTCGTCATCGACATCGACGGCGAGGACGGGTAGCTCCACATCGGCGGCGGCCACCACACCGACCGTGGCCCAGACCCCCTATGACCCCAACCGTCCCTACTGGGTGCAGGGGAACTTCCGCCCGGTCACCACCGAGGAGACCCTCACCGACCTGCGCGTCACCGGCACCATCCCCTCGCGCCTGTCCGGACTGTTCGTGCGCAACGGGCCCAACTCACAGTCCAAGACCGAACCAAGCCACTGGTTCCTGGGCGACGGCATGATCCACGGCGTTCGCATCTCAGACGGCAAGGCCCAGTGGTATCGCAACCGCTACGTCAAGACCCCGCTGGCCGAGTCCGGCAAGGACCTGCTCGAGTTCGGGGGAGTACCAGGTCAGGCCAACAACCAGTCCAACGTTTCGGTGATCCACCACGCCGGCAAGCTGCTGACCTTGGGCGAAGTGGGCTGGCCCTTCGAACTGAACCCCGACGACCTGTCCACCGTCGGCCCGTGGGGCTACGACGGGAAGCTGGGCGAGACGATGACCGCCCACCCCAAGATCGACCCGACCACCGGGCGCATGTACTTCTTCGGCTACGAGTTCGTCACTCCCCGCCTCACCTACTACGCCGCCAGCGCGGCGGGTGCCCTCGAGGTGGTGAGCCCCATCGCCGTGGACACGGCCACCATGGTCCACGACTTCGCGATCACCGACCGAGACGCGGTGTTCTGGATCGGGCCGGTGGTCCTCGGCGCCGATGCCGCCAACCCCTACCCCGAGATCCCGTTCCACTGGGACGAGACCGGGCCGTGCCGGGTGGGGGTCATGCCCCTCGACGGTCCCGGCGATCAGATCCGCTGGGTGGACATAGACCCATGCTTCGTGTTCCACGGGCTCAACGCCCACCGCGACGGTGACGACGTGGTGCTGCGGGTGGCCAAGATGCCCGAGGCGTTCGGCCGCCGCGGCGACCTGGTGCCGTCGCAACTGACCGAGTGGCGCATCGGCACCGGTGGCGCCGATCTCACCTTCTCGGAGACAGCCCTCTCCGACCGGGAGATGGACCTTCCCACCCACGACCGCCGCTTCACCGGTCGGGCCACCAGGCATGGCTGGCTGGCCGCCGCCCCCACCGAGGGCGATTTCGGGTTCGAGTTGGGCGGCGTGGCCCACGTCGACCTGGAACGGGGAACCGAGGACGTCTGGGACCCAGGGGCGAACCTGCGATCGGGTGAAGGGTTCTTCGTGCCCGCCAGCGAGGACGCGCCCGAAGGCGAGGGCTGGGTGTTCACCTACATCTGGGATCGCACCACCGACACGTCTTCACTGGGCATCTTCGACGCCCAAGCCATGGCCAAGGGCCCGGTCGCCCAGATCCACCTGGGGGTTCGGGTCCCGTTCGGATTCCACGGCTGGTGGGTCGACGAGTCGCTCCTCTGAGCGGCCCGACAACCCGGCACCGCCCCCCATCCACCTGACGGTGTGTCAGGAAATCGGGGCGTCGGTTTCCTGTGTGGGGGTTGTGCAGGGGTAAGTTCGCTCGTGATGGCTACGACAACGGTTGCCCGCGGCTCGGCTGGAGCCGGCGCCCGGGCCAAGCGCCCCGCCCCGTTCCCCGTAGAGCTGTACCGGTCCGCCCTTGGCAAGAAGTACGTCATGGCGGTCACCGGGATCATGCTCATGGGCTTCGTGTTCGCCCACATGGTGGGCAACCTGAAGATGTACCTGGGGGCCGAGGACTTCAACCACTACGGGCACTTCCTGCGGGAACTGCTGGTGCCGATCCTGCCCCGAACCGTGGCCCTGTGGGGTCTGCGCCTCGGGCTCATCGCCGCGTTCGTGCTGCACATCCACGCCGCGTACTCGCTCACCATCATGAACAAGAAGGCCCGAACGGTGAAGTACCAGTCCCCCCGGGACTACGTGGCGGTCACCTTCGCCGGTCGCACCATGCGCTTCACCGGCCTCATCTTCTTGTTCTTCTTGGTGTGGCACCTCTTCGACCTCACGTTCACCGGTACCGGCTACCACTACGTGCGGGGCGAGGCCTACGAGAACGTGGCCAACAGCCTCAGCCGGATCCCCGTCGCCCTGCTCTACATCGCCGGCAACATCGCCCTGGGCATCCACCTTTTCCACGGGGCGTGGAGCCTCTTCCAGTCCATGGGTTGGAACAACCCCCGCTTCAACGGTGCCCGCCGCAGCTTCGCCACCGCCTTCGCCGCCATCGTGGTGATCGGCAACGTGTCGTTCCCGATCGCCGTGCTCGCTGGCGTAGTCAGCGTCTGATCCGGCCGACCCCAACGCCCCGCAGCGAAAGAACGAGAGCGAAAGTGCAACTCGACTCCAAGATCCCCGCCGGCCCGATCGCCGACAAGTGGACGAGCTACAAGTTCGACCGAAAGCTGGTCAACCCGGCCAACCGCCGCAAGTACAAGGTGATCGT
This window harbors:
- a CDS encoding amidohydrolase family protein, coding for MFDLVIKGGTVVDGSGAAPIGADVAVSDGKIVEVGKVTGGARREIDADGALVTPGWVDVHTHYDGQVTWDEVMEPSASNGVTTLVMGNCGVGFAPVRPDHTADLIDLMEGVEDIPGTALSTGMPWGEWETFPQYLDVLAGRRYGVDVAAQIPHGAVRFYVMGERGAANEDATAEDVAAMASIVAEAMAAGAVGFTTSRIPGHKSRSGRPVPGTYAGAVELTAIAAELRAAGHGVLEAIAAGTLGSVSGDPVRQLDEIPLLTDLARASGRPVTFTLLQMFEDPGHWRLVLDAAEAANTEAGVRLAPQVIPRSVTIMTNLDAYHMFQNRPTYRKLAGLGLAERVAEMRRPEVRAAILAEDDIDDGGTDVNATLVNALGMALPLVFSLAAPVNYEPTMDQSVFARATAAGQDPAEFMYDRLLDDDGRAFYALLGSNFAGGNLDVCREMLASPHTVTGLGDAGAHVNLISDCSASTFHLTHWARDRTAGERLPVELLVHKLSGANAALYGFDDRGVVEPGRRADLNVIDLDRLTIGAPELRHDLPAGASRILQSAHGYVATVVGGEITRADDTDTGARPGRLVRGHA
- a CDS encoding carotenoid oxygenase family protein → MTQRPSGPVPSRREILRALGLGAGAVTLGGSGILTACGGDGSTSSSSSTSTARTGSSTSAAATTPTVAQTPYDPNRPYWVQGNFRPVTTEETLTDLRVTGTIPSRLSGLFVRNGPNSQSKTEPSHWFLGDGMIHGVRISDGKAQWYRNRYVKTPLAESGKDLLEFGGVPGQANNQSNVSVIHHAGKLLTLGEVGWPFELNPDDLSTVGPWGYDGKLGETMTAHPKIDPTTGRMYFFGYEFVTPRLTYYAASAAGALEVVSPIAVDTATMVHDFAITDRDAVFWIGPVVLGADAANPYPEIPFHWDETGPCRVGVMPLDGPGDQIRWVDIDPCFVFHGLNAHRDGDDVVLRVAKMPEAFGRRGDLVPSQLTEWRIGTGGADLTFSETALSDREMDLPTHDRRFTGRATRHGWLAAAPTEGDFGFELGGVAHVDLERGTEDVWDPGANLRSGEGFFVPASEDAPEGEGWVFTYIWDRTTDTSSLGIFDAQAMAKGPVAQIHLGVRVPFGFHGWWVDESLL
- a CDS encoding succinate dehydrogenase cytochrome b subunit, with product MATTTVARGSAGAGARAKRPAPFPVELYRSALGKKYVMAVTGIMLMGFVFAHMVGNLKMYLGAEDFNHYGHFLRELLVPILPRTVALWGLRLGLIAAFVLHIHAAYSLTIMNKKARTVKYQSPRDYVAVTFAGRTMRFTGLIFLFFLVWHLFDLTFTGTGYHYVRGEAYENVANSLSRIPVALLYIAGNIALGIHLFHGAWSLFQSMGWNNPRFNGARRSFATAFAAIVVIGNVSFPIAVLAGVVSV